attttaataattctattaattttaataatctatCTCCGCTGAtttattagtcattattattatgaatatctatTAACTTGAAATCATATAAAAAGTTATTCATAAATAACAAAGACtcgaaagataaaaattaaaaattttgcgAGAAAAAGAAGAGACAAATAACCACTGTTTCTGTAAGATGAAGAGTTTGATTAATTAGTTTAATTGATTAATTTAAGCTGAGCAATCAAAGGTACAATCAGACAAGATAATGTTACGGTAACTTTTATCCTTAAGTGTATAGAAAATTGGGGTTCTTTTTAGGGAAAGCATTTCTATACTGGATACCTATAGTAATCATTCATATAACTCTGTTAATAAGAAAGTATAGATGGTAAGGTTGTTTTAAAATTTATGCAGAAATTTAAAACTTTTAATCGAGCACTGAATAAAGATAAAcgtgcaattaatatatatatatatatatatatatatatatatataatatatatatatatatacagtatatatatatatatatatatatatatatatatatatatatacagtatatatatatatgtatatatatatacacatatatatatatgtatatatatacacatatatatacagtatatatatacatatttatatatatatattctgtatatatatactttatatatatatatatatatatatatatatatatatatatatatatatatatatataaaagctattatctttaagtcattccctctttgatcctgaggtagagagagtCCAGATATTAGGTGCagaatatataggttatatatatatatatatatatatatatatatatatatatatatatatatatatataatatatatatatatatatatttatatattgtgtgtgaacaTTTTAATCATATGAGATATTGCAACACATACTAAAAAatccaataaacaaaaaaaaaaaaaaaaaaaaaaaacactataataaaagaaaataaaaataggccCCACCCTTCGCCGTACCGAAAACGAAAATACAGCGAAACCCATCGGTCTTTTCCTAACGAAATTCATTACCTAAACAACAAAGTTTAGCGAGTAGTCAAAGGAGGAAGCCGGAAGCCTCGCCCAAAGTTAAAATTGGCCCTGACACCATCATCACTCCACCTGACGAGAGCACAACAAGAGATCCCCGTGCTTTgaaagcaaagaagaagaagaagaagaagaagaagaagaagaagaagaaaagaagaagaagagctccCCCTACTTTgaaagcgaagaagaagaagaaaaagagctcCCCCTACTTTgaaagcgaagaagaagaagaagaagaagatgaagaagaagaagaagaagaagaagaagaagaagaagaagaagaagaagaagagaacctGGAGAGAGGACAACAAGAGCTCCCCCTGCTTTgaaagcaaagaagaagaagaagaagaagaagaagaagaactcccCTGCTTTGacagtaaagaagaagaagaagaagaagagaacctGACGAGAACACAACAAGAGCTCCCCCCTGCTTTGCAagcaaagaagaagatgaagaagaagaagaagaagaagaagaagaagaagaagaagaagaagaagaagaagaagaagaagaagaagaagagaggacaAGAGCTTCCCCTGCTttgaaaacaaagaagaagaagaagaagataacctGGAGAGAGGACAACAAGACTTCTCCTGCTttgaaaacaaagaagaagaagaagaagaagaagaagaagaagaagacgagaacCTGACGAGAGAACAAGAAGAGCTCCCCTGCTTTgaaagcaaagaagaagaagaagaagcgaacCTGACGAGAACACAACAAGAGCTCCCCCTGCTTTGaaagcaaaaagaagaagaagaagaagaagagaaactggAAGTTTCACTGGCCAAAGTTACCGGAACAATACAACCTTTTACCAGTGTCGGAAGAGAGAAGTTCTCGTTTGCACAAACATCGTGTCGTTGGGAAGTGACACTTTACGAACGCTTGTGTCAGACCAGGATGTGTATTACTGGCTTTGATTGATTTGGTGATTGCGTGGAAGCATGGCCCTGCTTGGATTTAGAATTTTTATTGTTGGTTCTgtcttttcagtataattttattatcatttttccgAAGAGttttgtaaaatattatatatatatatatatatatatatatatatatatatatatatatatatatatattgtgtatatatatatatatatatgtatatatatattatatatatacatatatacatatatatatgtgtatatatatgtatatattttttatatatatacacatatatatatatgtatgtgtatatatatatatatatatatatatatatatatatatataaacaaacatatgacacatacaaatatgtatgtatatttgtatatactgtatgtgtatatatatatatatatatatatatatatatatatatatatacacagtatatacaaatatacatagatatttgtatgtgtatatgtttgtttatatatatatatatatatatatatatatatatatataaacaaacatatacacatacaaatatgtatgtgtatttgtatatactgtatttatattatatatatatatatatgtatatatatatatatatatatatatatatatatatatatatacagtatatacaaatatacacacatatttgtatgtgcatgtttgtttatatatatatatatatatatatatatatatatatatatatatatatatataaacatacacacatacaaatatgtatgtatatttgtactgtgtatatatatatatatataatatatatatatatacatatatatatatatatatatatatatatatatatatatatatatatatatatatgtatatgtatatgtatatatatcttcaagtgaaTAGACAACTTTATTCAAGATGAGATGAAAATATATGCATTGATGGAATTTAATCATTTCACATTCTGGATAATTTTAATAGCGTAGTGTGGATGGTATAAAAACAGGGTTATGCTTTGGTACAAATCTTTTCTCAGAATAATTTTTAAATAACAATCTATTTTTCCATTCCTTAAGCTAGCTATCCTATTTCAAATATTTCTTCgagtattcataattaaaaaatttcaatctctatcctttttttttttttgctattcttaataaaatttatacatattttggTTCATTGCTACTTGTTTTTCTATACAGCTATACGTACTTATCAGTTACTTCTTAAAGAAATTAAGTTTGAGAtttcgaagaattttttttttagtatcactAACTTGAAGAGTAGCAAATTGGAAGTTGAATTAAGCTATATTACATATTAAAGTATatgattaaataataaataattatgttgAATATTAAATTATTAGATAATCTATATTATATAACTTCAACACTTTAAATATTCTACTGAAACTATTTGAAAATTAATGTGTATCATTTCATAGGACGTTCAACAGTTAGCAATATTTATAATCATAGCAATTaccttaaaaggaaaaaataaatatattagagCAAAATGGGGTTAGACACGTtaccttctttaaaaaaaaaaagaaaaaaaaaacttatgtccaTGTATCTTCTGTTGTATAAATTAATGAAAGTTTTAatccaagcaatatatatatatatatatatatatatatatatatatatatatatatatatatatatatatatatatatatatatatatattcgtaggtTTCGTGATGTTGCTGATAGAAATCATTACTTTTCTATCGtctgttatataaataaatgaaagtttTAATCCAAGCAAACAAAAACAATCATATTCGTAAGTTTCATGATGTTGTTAAATTATATCCCTTTTCTAGCTTTCATCTCTTCCCTTTAGTCTATTTTCATCTTACTAATTTTAAAGTTAACACACTCCTATATTACAATATTTGCCTTTCATTTTAGAACAAATACTCAGAGAGTCATGTTACTCAATGGTTACTTTAAATgatattaaatagttttttttaaattttaatggcaATAATGGTTTTTAATGATTTTCGTAATAATAGTTATAACTATAACAAcatcaatgatgataatagtaataatgataataataataataattattattattattattattactattttttttaatataataatgataatgataataataataataattcatatattataGTAATAGTTTTGGAATAAAAGTATTATTTCGACCTTGCTAAGAGTAATTAACATTATTAACTTATGATAAGCACCCTCCAAAAACATGAAATACTAAGAATTAACATAGAATTTTTTGCATACCCTAAATGAAAACATAATGAAGCATGTACAATCCATCCACATCGCAATATCTCCTTCATTGCGTGACCTAGAAATATAAAGGTTTTTGCTCTTGTATGCGTGAGTATTTCAGTCATGTTTTGTGTGAAGCATTACTTTCAACCATTGTTGTGGTACATTTATGCAACCATAGTCTGGGGATAAGTGAGTTACACAATTTACTGCTACaattaatctttattttcaatataactCAGTAAATCTGGGGTTTCATCTTCTTGAACTATATAATAATTGTACAGTACTTTCTGGTGTACAGTTATGCAGTTTCAGTTCCTTATAACTATACAaagcatagctctctctctctctctctctctctctctctctctctctctctctctctctctctctctctctctctctctctctctctctcttacgtgttAACCTGTATTGTCAATACAGACGAGTAAAATGTTTggggtttcatgttttttttttttttgtattgaaatatataataattgtTTCCTTTCAAATGTACAGTTACATAGTTATATTTCCTTATAACTATAGGgaataaacgtctctctctctctctctctctctcttcttctctctctctctctcctctctctctctctctctctctctcgcatttttattttgtattaaagtATAGAATAAGTGTGCTCTTtaaaatatacagttatataacTATATTTCTTTATAACTATagaaaaacatatctctctctctctctctctcgtctcctctctctctctctctctctctctctctctctctctcgcgtgttaACTGCAAAAGCGCAACAGATGATGAAAAGTTTTTCATGAAAATGAACAATACAGTTCAGGCAAGACTTTTTCGAACATAATCTATCGAAAACGATAACAGGGAAATTGCAAGCGAGTTTATGACTTCATgcaatgtatatttcatattttcagatATATTTTAATCGAAGAATTTATGATCTTAATAGGAAATGTTCTACTTTTTAAAATGCTTTGTTTCTTACTTGTATTTTCCAATTAGCATTGATCTTTAGAGATGTAAgactatgtatatctatattatttttttccctaatTTTTAAACAGGCCAAAGCTTTACATTAAAAACTAAAGTAGCCTTGCTGTTTCCCAGGTATTTATGTAATATTATTCatcgttaggatatatatatacattatataatatatatatgtatatttatatatgtatattatatatactgtatttatgtatatttatatatgtatattatattatatatatatatattttatatatatatatatatatatatatatatatatttacagtatatatatatatatacatatactatatatatatatatatatttatatatatatatatttatttatatttatatatatgtatatatacttatatatatatatatatatatatatatatatatatatatatatacacagtatatatgtatatgtatatatatatatatatatatatttatatatttatttatgtttatatatttgtatatatatgcacacacatatatacatatatatatatatatatacatatatatatatatatatatatataatccttcaaAAGCTCCTCGCTTCTTCCAATTCTTATGCAAAGAGGCGCTTTCTTTTTCTCTATTCTGATTTCCCCAGTGAAAATGTTggaagaaaatgggtctctttttactgtcaaaaatatttgCTGTTTTCTCTCTGTAGACAAAAGGATAATACTTCAGGATATCAATTTTGAAATTGTTTTTCTTATAAGTGTTAGCGAATGTTTTTAAGGAGAGTATTGGCATAGTAGTTGTATATTGGGAATAGATAATTTTCCCTTCTTtcattaaaatttggaaattgagTCTTTCATAAATTCCAAGTGCGAATAAGATAGTTCATATAGATAAATGTTGATAATTTCTCTATCTGTAAGTGTAAACAGAACATCCCTACTCATTTTATTAAAGCGTAGAACATCCTTTAATTATTCATAAGAAATACCATCAAAATAATATGACGTTTTGAAATTTTACTcaattattttacttatattttctgtTATGGTAGTGTTTCATATCCAGATCTCTactgttttgaagtttttttattttaagtaaCTGAAACATTCTTAAAGAAACGTAATTCCctgtgtttattctctctctctctctctctctctctctctctctctctctctctctctctctctctctctctctctctcctctctctctctctctctccttatatacacaaGTTTTCATACTAAAATCAAGAAGTGTAATTAACCTATCGACATACCAATACACGCTATTTAATgaactataaaattataattagtAGGTCAACAAAGTACGTATGGGCACTCCAGATAGGAATAAAAAGATTTTATAAGTTGAGGTTATTTAAATAGAGTATCCTTTAAAGCAATATATCAAAACTATTTTTAATTGCTTCAAGTTTAAATATGTGAATGAAGGCATTGTAACAGCGAGAATTGTGCAGTTAGAAACTTACACTTCTAGTTACCGCAGTCTTACCAGtgggttttatttattttcttatcaagAATTTCCTCGTATGTTTTTTAACGGGTGGATGGTTTGGTTGGGTGaccaggattatgtatgtaatcgagaTAAGTTTGTTTAAAACAAAATGGATTTTACAgactaatgccaggctgacacttgcacgactttttgccacgaatttgtcgtggcaagtcgtgacatttttgtggcacgaactggaaaataaaaaaaaaaaaataataaaaaaaaaatcaccttagaatcacagctcacctgtccacattgacacgaactggcacgacgagttcacgacgaatTCATGcttaatacacacacaaaacaaagccactccaacacctaaaacaTAAACAGACACCCTACACgcctcgaactgtcgacctaaccgcgccaggactcttAGGTGCTgataggaaggacgctggtgactggtacagcacatgaacatacgctaccggggtctaagcgatgtcaggcagggcagccgatctggAGTACGGTCTACTCCGAAAAGGCAAAGGAAAGTCCTTGGGTAAAATATAGGTTCATACAGAACATAGCGGTGTACCAAATATATACACAGTACTCGTTGAATTCTACCAAGAAATTAACCATGTAAGAACGAAAGGTTATACCATCACTAGtgcacgcgacctgtcaaaaatgactgttaaatatttagatatatgcacaCTTTTGCACACTCACATATTCAATCCTTtcctcccctacccccttttcTCTGGGcacccccctctcatcagggtatgactactctatcttcCCCTACCCgaaagacggggagagaccgagtagttatgcgtctagtatatatatatatatatatatatatatatatatatatatatttttttatatatatatatatatatatatatttatatgtaatatatataatatatatatatatatatatatatttatatgtatatatatatatatatatatatatatatatatatatatattagagagagagagagagagagagagagagagagagatgagagagagagagagagagagagagagagagagagagagagagaggtgcagacacttgctctttatcataaagggaAGATGGCcacaatgatgataatattttacatttcttaaaatcaaaatgagTTCAGTAACCAGAATATAATAAATCCCAGTAAAGAGAAATATCCCATTTTGCCctgtcgaaaaaagaaaaaaaaaaagaagatatcagGCAAGAATAATGTTTTAGTATTCTGGATGATACGAGAGATTACAGGAAATTAGGACAGCACCAGATGACGGTGGATATAAAGTTGGGGTAGAGAATGAAGCTTGGTCTCCTCCTATGTATATCTTCGGTTTTTGTTATATAAAAGTCAGCAAATAAGATTTTGAATAGTAGACACTTTTAGAAAAATCTTGGGTGAGTTGTAtctttattaaaaatatgaaaaaaaaaaattcttaattcatGAAAGACATTGTTAAGAACTTAGATCAGAACGTTTATACTAATAATCGAAGATGCAAACAcacgtacatatttatacatgcatgtatactgtactgtatatacagattatatatatatatatatatatatatatatatatatatataaatatgtatgtatgtatatatatatatatatatatatatatatatatatatatatatatatatatatatatatgggtgtgtgtttctgTTCAGGTACATATACgtctgtgtgagtgtatatatgtataatatatatatatatatattatatatatatatatatatatatatgataaatttttgcacatttaaacgtgtttttcatatgtcaaataagccatatatattaatacattaaagtctgtattttcttaacgacctcgggatcagagcctggggctctgatcccaaggtagttaagagaatcccagactttaatgtattaatatatatggcttatttgaaatatatatatatatatatatatatatatatatatatatatatatatatatatatatataatatatatatatatattatatatatatatatatatcaaatacatacaTTTCCATGTATATAACACAGGCGATTATGTTTTTATAGATAGATAGGCATATAGATATTCCAACAGAGAAAcggaatcattaatatttttacacatgcttattaaacaaaaataacacaTTCACCATTAAAATATCAAATGTCTAACTCAAAAAGATATAACCTTTACGATGAATTCTTAACTAAATGTTACGTATTCCAACGGCCGTTTTCAAGGGTGCTTTAATATATAATAAGCGCCCATTCAGACTCTCCCGTACGTGATGCTATAGAAGTGAATTTGAATAAATAGTTGAATGAGAATCACAGATATACACGTggggaatatttaaatataagtacTCGTATATACACACGGGCATATACGTACGTGGATATTTACGTtcacttatgtatgtgtatatatatgtatgtatatatatatatatatatattataatatatatatatatatatatatatatatatatatatatatatatatacagatcatcATATCAGAAAATGCAATGTATTCATATACTTCCAAAAAAATGTGTTTCATTCCTTCATAAACTTTTCACATACGGTTGAATAGAAATCttgttacagtgtatatatatatatatatatatatatatatatatatatatatatatatatatatatatatatatatacatatatatatgtatgtatttatatataatattgtatatgcacatatatatatatatgaatgtatataaatacgcatacatatcatatgcatatatatgtgcatatacaatattatatataaatacatacatatatatgtatatatatatatatatacatatatatatgtatgtatttatatataatattgtatatgcacatatatatgcatatgatatgtatgcgtatttatatacattcatatatatatatatatatatatatatatatatatatatatatatatatatatatacagggagagagagagagagagagagagaggagagagagagagagagagagagagagagagagagagagagagagagaaagagagagagatagatacattAAAAAGTATCTAAAACCTCATGAACAATTATGAATACGAGGAAAACGACCTCCACATCTTCACGACCTAACAAGTTATAGCTGTCAATTCTGACCCAATCTACTGAGCGCCCCATTCTCTTGATTAATTTCGTATCGACAAACCTTCATCAGCAGCTAATGGAACTGTTTCCCCCAAACATTCAGATGGTGTCTTCGCCATATGCTTCTATATTAACTATACAATCAAGGCGTAAACTTGTATAGGGCTGTAGGCTGTATTTGGTCTGCGGGGataatttgatgaaaatatttCGATGGGGAAGTTTTTTTTTGGATAAGtgtaattttcttgtttattttcacttttttttgtatttttttttctgtttgtgctCTCTTTTTTCTTTCAGAATAAGTGTGAATAAAATtgttactttcatatatatatatatatatatatatatatatatatatatatatatatatatatatatatatatttatatatatatatatatattatatatatatatacatatatatgcatacatatatatacccatatattatatatatatatatatatatatatatatatatatatataatatatgtatatatatatatatatatgcatatatatgtatatatatatatatatatatatatatatatatatatatatatatataatatatatatgggtgtgtgtgtgtatgtgtgtgtgtgtttgtgtgtgtgcgcgtgtgtataatgtgcatacttatacatatatacatatacatataaaatgtatatatacacatatgtgtgtacgtacatatatacgttCTGTATCCACCATCAACATTAATTATTAAACAATTTCAGTATCAAGTTCAGAAATATTTATATTAGGACAAAAATTATTGTTGTTTCACCTGCTAAGATTGGCTTAAGATTAACTAGATAGTTTCATCCTTATTTTAAATAGACTTCTAGTCTTTGTAAGTTCTTATAACATTTCATTCCTGTATAACAAATGACTGCATTTAGATTTATTCATCACCCATCGCAGAATGTATTTGTGttacatctgaaagactgaaaTACATTTTCTGTAGGTCCTGAACATTTAACAATTAGGGATAAATTTTATGTTGGAATTTGCGTCTGTTTTGGGGGGTAAATGTGAAAGCGATGGTAGAATTTCAGTGACAAAAAGAATTATAGAAGGGCGAGTGCATTGATTAGCTTCACAATATCATATacaatgataaaagaaaagattaaatacgATAAGGTATcagttctgttattttctgaagCACTATATATCTCAGTTGAAAATTATTTATAGTAAACAGTAGTTTTTTCAAGGTATTTGAACagaatttaaatattttgtaagtcgaaatagaaaattaattatggGGGTCGTTTTATTCTGTTCTGCTTCAAAGTTTGTCTCGCCTGAAATGCAAGATACAATAATGTGCTTCCATTGAATCTAACAACAAATCATCTATAGATGAGAAAATATCCAATGTCTgcagagattatcattattattgttactactattgttattattattattattattattattattattattattattattattattattattattgttgttatgattattattattattattattattattattattattattattatgactactacttgctaagctacaaccctag
The DNA window shown above is from Palaemon carinicauda isolate YSFRI2023 chromosome 37, ASM3689809v2, whole genome shotgun sequence and carries:
- the LOC137629329 gene encoding protein FAM133A-like; amino-acid sequence: MKKKKKKKKKKKKKKKKKRTWREDNKSSPCFESKEEEEEEEEEELPCFDSKEEEEEEENLTRTQQELPPALQAKKKMKKKKKKKKKKKKKKKKKKKKKKKKRGQELPLL